The Pseudophryne corroboree isolate aPseCor3 chromosome 12, aPseCor3.hap2, whole genome shotgun sequence genomic sequence ccggcgtcggtatgctgccgggatcccagcgtcggtaagatgaccggcggtcaggagaccgccggtcacccgtactacacccctgcttgctgctaccatacctcccaactgtcccttggTCCTGCTGCTAGCTGCtaccatacctctcaactgttCCTTGGTCCTGCTGCTAGctgctaccatacctcccaactgtcccttggTCCTGCTGCTAGctgctaccatacctcccaactgtcccttgaTCCTGCTGCTACCATACCTTCCTACTGTCCCTTGGTCCTGCTGCCAGctgctaccatacctcccaactgtcccttggTCCTGCTGCTAGCTGCTACCATACATCCCAACCGTCCCTTGGTCCTGCTGCTAGctgctaccatacctcccaactgtcccttggTCCTGCCGCTAGctgctaccatacctcccaactgtctcatgGCCCTGCTGCTAGctgctaccatacctcccaactgtcccttggTCCTGCTGCTAGttgctaccatacctcccaactgtcccttggTCCTGCTGCTAGCTGCtaccatacctctcaactgttCCTTGGTCCTGCTGCTAGctgctaccatacctcccaactgtcccttggTCCTGCTGCTAGctgctaccatacctcccaactgtcccttggTCCTGCTGCTAGCTGCtaccatacctctcaactgttCCTTGGTCCTGCTGCTAGctgctaccatacctcccaactgtcccttggTCCTGCTGCTAGctgctaccatacctcccaactgtcccttggTCCTGCCGCTAGctgctaccatacctcccaactgtctcatgGCCCTGCTGCTAGctgctaccatacctcccaactgtcccttggTCCTGCTGCTAGttgctaccatacctcccaactgtcccttgaTCCTGCTGCTACCATACCTTCCTACTGTCCCTTGGTCCTGCTGCAAGCTGCtaccacacctcccaactgtcccttggTCCTGCTGCTaccatacatcccaactgtccctTGGTCCTGCTGCTAGctgctaccatacctcccaactgtcccttggTCCTGCCGCTAGctgctaccatacctcccaactgtctcatgGCCCTGCTGCTAGctgctaccatacctcccaactgtcccttggTCCTGCTGCTAGttgctaccatacctcccaactgtcccttggTCCTGCTGCTAGctgctaccatacctcccaactgttccttgGTCCTGCTGCTAGCTGCTAccacagctcccaactgtcccttgGTCCTGCTGCTAGTTGCtaccatacctctcaactgtcccttgGTCCTGCTGCTAGCTGCTACCATACCTGTAGTATTTACTATTAAAATAGGTGTTTGGATAGGCAGACACTTTAATATAAATaacttattgttttttttttttaactgttccttAATATTGACaagtcatctcctatataatagccctattctgtgaccttgtgattcatttgctaacgctgggcggagtcacaacagtgggcggagttattcaaatgagtcacagagatctggccaaatctacaggagactaggagcagaagcagatagcatggacattgggcatgtcacagacagggctgcatacctcccagctttctgcaggagctttctccaggcagaaggagggaaacactcggcgaaaagggggcgtggcttcacgggagggtcaccgttttcgtcagtgagggggcatgcccagcgctctgtgagctgctggcatgcccccaggggctgattatgagtccggggggcccagggcacttgagacaggggagccctatctcattgctgtgcctgctgggggttgggggcgtggcctaatcgcggacctcgcggtcacgcccccttatgcaaattccgatttttgtttttattttttttatggggttttggcccctcagctagggctaaatccagaggaggtggtcgctcccccctacacacccgcacagggagaagaaagcagggagactgctgcctccctgcaacaccacagacctgccaatatgcagcagcgtgtgctgactgtagcacaatgctgccactgttgctggcaggacggggggggggggagcttctgagctgggacagagctactccagccgggggggcctctaaaactgtggggccaacggtacgtatcccccgccccccccccttaatccggctctgctgctggaacccccccattaatccgtaccccctgatgccccctctccctctgtctccactattcaccgctgctctgctaagcagaacagcgagtacaggagctttccaactgccccccccccccaccgcaggacactgcgacccgcgggtgggacagcgggacagaccccaaaaaatgggactgtcccgcgaaaatcgggacatttgggaggtatgggggtgtgtgaggggtatgtcatacagacagacgggcaccggctcactgtgtgcttgaccccccacatcggcgtactcagcagggtctctctggtgcggaggagcgtcactttctgacacactccacgcttcttagctgcagtttagtgaggcacctgccgctgtgcaggttccatactgcctctgttatctccagccccggcaaccccaccgctagctgcagcgctgccacccgcagtggagtgcgcccagctcattcacacactttagctggcgggtagcgctgcagaaatccgagctgcttgcaggctctgacccactcctccctccagccgcagcgtctcctgggagctaaccagtcactcccagtctccccttaccacagtgcccggaagccgtgaggtccgcgccacgtgcatgctatgaccccctcctccctccagccgcagcatctcctgggggctaaccagtcatttccagtctcaccttaccacagtgcccggcagctgcgcgaggtctgcggtgtgtgactgaggaggggggggagggatgcggactggcagagaaagcgggactccagcctgagagagtcagccatgccaagtctccagcagcagcagatcccaacaggttggaatggaacagcagcagccagcagcagtgactccggtaagacacatctgtctgtcaccactgttttgtccctaataccaatctctcccgtgccctgtgttctgtcatgtccctggccttgccctgccacccttatcctggccctgtcacccttatgctggccctgttacccctatcctggccctgtcacccctgtgcttgccctgtgaaccctatactggccccgtcacccctgtcctggtcctgccgcccctaccctggccctgtcacccctatcctgtccctatcatttctgtcctggccccgtcacccctgtcctggccccgtcacccctatcctggcaccgtcacccctgtcctggccccgtcaaccctgtactgaccctgtcacccctgtcctggccctgttactgcataccctccaactaccttttatggcatgtacagtacccgcagcgcctccagacctctccccaatgcaccacacctccgcaccttcccctccaccacatgcggcactccacccctcccccacatgctgtgcctccagaccccctacaccacccgtggctcccactcctccaccccttcactacccacagcacctccaggccccttccaccattcaccccccttatacgtctccccccacacctgcccccctccacccgcagcatctgcagacaccctcctccatcagcggtccccccctcacccacccctcccccaccaatggcacccctgcacctgcccctccaccacctgcagcacctccggacctcctttcccatccgccgcaacacccgtacctgcccctaccctacccatggtgcctgcggtcccctacccaacccccgcacacccgtcccttcccatcccacagcacctccggaacccttcacccatccacaacatccccacacctgcccctctcccacccgtggcacccctgcccctcccccacctgcggtgcctccggacccctcccccatctgcatcccccactcctctgcccctcccccacgcgcagcacctgccgaaccttccccatccgggcccctcccccacttctgcctcccctccacccgcagcatctacagacaccatccgcagtcccccccgcacccgctacattctgtacatcgtgccctgcaggtgctgttcacgccgtcgcaaggggctgcgcctccttcaccatcgcacgccctttcattgtgcaatatttaaccactaacaaaggaatgcaggtaatactccatataatacaaatattaaaccccagaaaggcatgcaagggttaagggggcgtagccccttgcgacggtgtgaagagcgcccgtagggcgcgatgaagcacctagtttattaTATAATAGGTGAACATTTTTAACCTCAGTTATTTAAGTAAATATAAATTATTCCAAAAGGACCAGTAATACAACACCTAAATCATTCATCTGATCATGATAGACATATTTGTGGAGATTTGGCCCAAGATACTGTTACATAGTGTTAACTGAACTTTTAGACAAGAGGATACAAGTTCTGATTACTCTCAACTTTCAAAAGAGAACATTCAGGGCAAAATAGAGCATGTCCTCAATCCACACGGCAGTGCTCCCATTTATTTCTAAGTATTGTAGGTAATGGCTTGGGGTTTGGTTGATGCTCTTGTTTTATCCACATTATTAATATACGGTATATAAGGATACAAGAAGGACATTGCAGGGCGCTGGTTCTGTCTGCTTCTGTAGGACTTCTTATATAAGGTTATTTTACAGAAACATTTTAAATCTTATCAATCAAAGTCTTTCCAAATGCAGCCCCTACTTAGCCTTTTGTATACACTGCAGTAAACTATCCCAATACAAAATGTAATTGTGACTTACGGGGTACCCAAGTGGATGTTTTTATGATTTACTGCACATCTGTACAATATATTTGTAATCATTTATTACTTTACATTTTTTATTGGATTGGAATCCGCAAGTATTTCCTGTTTTTTTCTCTCCCACCTATTAGAAGATTGCATTAGTGTAGCATACAGTAGTGCTGGTTTTGTTTTATATTATAGCTACAGTGTAACTGGCGAGACTGCCAGGCCTGGATGTATAACATTGTCAAATAGTCTTGTGTTATGTATTGTGACATCAAAAAAATCTTATTGATTTCTTTATATTAATGTCTTTTTTACACTGTTTTGGAGAAAGTTTGGGCTATGGAGCATTGTGGCAATTGATGAGTGGCCTAGGGAGGCTAAAAATCTAGGCCCAGGTTTTCAAAGTGCAGGCAGTTTTCGTATACGGTATACCATAATAAGATAGACAACAGCctattgggtaaatttactaaagcttctaaaagtgaaaagaagtgatgttgcctatagcaaccaatcaaaatctCTCTATCATTTCTGTATTGCATCCTAGGAAATTATAGAGAGGTAATCTGAGCCACATCATATACTTTTCTACAGTATGGTTCGCCAAAGGTTGTTTAGTGAGTTAGTTTATCCACAGAAAATCGTTAACTTGGAATACCTATTTTCCTGAAATTTGAACATCAATTAACAGAATTAGTAAACATAGTATATTGGAAATATCTCACTGTATGTAGGACACTGAATAACACTTGTTGTGGATCCTATTGACCACTTGTTGCAGGTTTATATCTCAAAAATGATAAAGCAGTCTTTaattacatgggccctcattccgagttgttcgcttgcaagctgcttttagcagctttgcacacgctaagccgccgcctactgggagtgaatcttagcttatcaaaattgcgaacaaaagattagcagaattgcgaatagacacttcttagcagtttctgagtagctccacacttactcggcatctgcgatcagttcagtcagtttcgttcctggtttgacgtcacaaacactcccagcgttcgcccagacactcccccgtttcttcagacactcccgcgtttttcccagaaacggcagcgtattttcacacactcccataaaacggccagtttccgcccagaaacacccacttcctgtcaatcacattacgatcaccagaacgaagaaaaaacctcgtaatgccgtgagtaaaaaacttaactgcatggcaaatttacttggcgcagtcgcactgcggacattgcgcatgcgcattagcgactaatcgctccattgcgaaaaaaaattacagagcgaacaactcggaatgacccccatggtgttttACCTGAACCCTTACATCCATTAATTCCTAAAAAACATTTATTGCATTTTGTTATTTTAGAGGCTAAACATGAATGAAGCAAACCACCGTCTTGTATAGTGCATTATGTTCTTTTTACACATAGAACATGTAAAGGTATCCAGGACATTCAGTTGTCAGCTCCGGAAAACTTTGGTGAGGCGCAGATCTGTGTCTTATTTTCTCGGTTTATCCCTTCTTGGAATTAATAATGTTGCTTCCTTATGTTTTTCTTTTTATGGGTGCCTAACACTCTGTGTCATTGAGTATGTGTACTGTACTACCTTTTATTCGGCGCTCCCTCCAGTGGCATACAGTGTAACTGCACCACTAGCATCATGGGACATTCTATCACAATGAGGTCTCCACGCAGGAGGAGCGGTGTATACAGAAGTTCCTGTTTCGGCAGCCTTCCTGGCGATGTACTATAAGCACAGGAAAAAAGCGGGCATCGTGGTATGTGGGAGGGTTTTCATTAATAGCTAGCTGGCTAGAATAGGAACAGCATCTGTCATCCTGGCACACACGCTCTGCCAGGCTACTACTGCGGCTCCTCCAGAGACCTGTCCTGTGGGATCCATGCAGCTGGCAGAGGGAGAATCTGCTCGTACTAAGGGAGAGGTGCGATGGCCCAGCGCTACAGCTGTGCATGGCATGGCGGGAGAAGATAGAAGAACTGCTCGATGCCCTGTTGCAGCCTTCACAGCCACGCAAAACTGTGCTATACCCACAAGCAGAGTAGCCATTGCATAGTGATGCATCTGTTAAGTCCATCAGCACTGCCTCTGAATAGCTGGGAATTAGCTGGCGGTTGGTACAAATATGCCATTCCAGTTCTGTGCTGTCAAAGGTGCTGACACGTGGCATTCTGAATCGGTATATGGGTTCCTCTGCCACTCCTGAAGCCCTATACTCCATCCCCAGCAGTTTCTCAACATGATAATGAACGTGGGCAGTCTGATATTCAATGAAAACCCGTAGTGGCCATGACAGCATTAGCAAGGAAGCTGCCCAAAAAGCATAGTGAGAAACATACCATGGAAGCCGTTCTAGGTTCCCATATGCAATTACTAACTCCTTGAAATCCACATTTTTCAGCTGCATTCCTTCCCTTGCCTCCATATAGTCATCCAGACCTTCAATCTCGGTGAAGAAGTGAGCACGCTGGGTGAGATAGGAGTTCTCTGACTCTAGATTGGCAAAGCTGAAGCACTTGGTGAACTTTAATTTTGTGGCAGGGTGGCGATCCAGGTCCAACAAATCTTTGGAAATGTCTTTTATGCCACAATGAGAGTATTCAAACTCTGCTTCAGCCACGTGAGTGTTAACTCGCTCATGGTAGACCTGGGTAGTTGTATAGGCATCACCATGACGATAGCGAGTGACTTGTCTAGTGCGTCTGACAAAGTGGTAACTAATGGCCTTCCACCAGATGCATGGCGTAGCTTGGCGCATACGCTGTATCTGATCATAAACACTGCCAACATCGGCCTTATGCTGAAGTTCACTTTTAGCATGGCAGTGCCAACATTCTACCAGGTAGACCACATAGAGCATTGCTAGAAAGGCCAGGGGAATGTAGACATAACCGTCTGAACAAGGACTACCATGGTAGATCATGGACCTGCCCTTAAGAGAGCTGTCAAAGCTGAGTTTGGTAACACTTGTAGCCTGGCACCAGGTGACGGAACAAAGACATACAAACATGAGGATAGAGAGGAGAAGACATTTCCAATGAGACTCCCGACACATAGACGCACTCAAGGACTGCTTCTCTGGACGTTGCTAAGGGAAGCCAAAGAAAGAAAAAGCCAAGTGAGAATATGACTGGACAGCATATATAAACAGTACAACATATAAACAGAAGCTACAGAACAGTTTAATGAACAATCAAGAGTGTGAGAATTTTCTGGTATATTAAATGTAACAATAAACCAATTATTTGATCCATATTTTAACATACCCTAGTTCTTCTCTTACATGACTTACATGGAAATTTAATGTACTTACAGTAAAAATGGGTTTGACATATCCAGAAAACGGTCATTTATTAGTTTGTACTCCTGAAATATTAAATATTACTCTAAAAATACATTGCTTTATCTTTTTGACTGCCTTCTGAAAGTTTCAGCCAAATTCATACCATCCTAAAGAGTTCTTTTCTTTTCTTGTGGCCTTGGATTTGAAACAAAATTGGTCTGTGTAAAGATCTGAATACAATGCACAAAGCAGTAGCCAAGAGCTACATAAATAAACAAGTCTGCCTTGTAGAAGATGATGGTGATAAAAATATAATCTACTATATTTAGTAGAAAAAACTACAGGATGCAGTGGCGgaggaatgggtttgttgggtcgaaCCTATTTAGGTTGAcattcaggtcgaccactattggtcgacaggcactaggtcgacacctggaaaatgttgacatgttcatcaGGTCGCTgcgaaaaaggtcgacatagaaaaaggacgacatgagtttgtTTATTTTTGGTataattttctttgtaaagtgaccgggaaccccaattagtgcaccgtgttccctcgcatggcgagcaaacttcgggcaggttactattctcaatcgtagtccacttggatcataaagtatgaaaaagtgaaaaagattttttttttaattgtgaaaaacacatgtcgacctattcatgtgtcgacatttgccatgtcgacctaatactcatgtccaccttttccaggtgtcgacctaagtgaggtTGACTTAAGGATATTATCCCAGTGGCGGAAGTGCCGCCGCTGCATGAGGTGCAGCAGCTTTACGCTCAGGGGGAGGGTGGGGCCTGGCAATATTAGTCCAGCCTCCCAAGGACCCGCTTTGCTTTCAGAAAAACGATGTGGGGGATTTTTCTGAGCATGCTCTAGAGTACACATCGTGAAGCACAAACAGCACATTGCTGCGTAAGCAACAAATACGTGCATGCTTAAAATTGGAAATATATAAGTTCAAATAGAACTAACAGTGCTTAAAAGCCGGATATGGTATTTATAAGAATCACATTTATTATAATGTTATACaattcaattatttatttattttttttgggggggggggggggggggatttactgGGGAtgctatattttttttttgggtgtagtatgttatgccagcggtcggtatcctgaccactggcatgCCGGcatcttggcgagcgcaaatgagccccttgcacgcacagtggcgcgctatgagtatcatgctatttattctccctccagggggggtcgtggaaccccaagagggagaatagttgtcggtataccgggtgtcgggattccgacgccggtatactgagcgctgggatcccaacagccggcatactgaataccacccttggACATCAATAGGAGACCAATCCACATCTTTGCAAACCGGGGACAACATTGCTACTGCTATCCTTAACAGAAAATGACAATTGCTTCAATCAGGACCATGCTGTGAGTCTTGTAATCGGATAACTTTATATGCATCCCAGTTAAAgaacttttttaaatattttatgaaTTTTCGGCAAAATAGTGCTAATGTGCTCCTAATTTTTCCATGGTATGCATGCATATATATTGTAATTTTATATTGTTCCATTGCAATGGTAATTTTTTTTTGAATTTTATAACATCATAATAAATGTGATTCTTATAAATACCATATCCGGCTGTTAAGCGCTGTTAGTCCTATTTTAAGTTATATATTTCTTGTGTGGGACTAACCAGCCCTTTAGCAGCTGCTTTTGGTGTAAGCAACTCCTCCAAgcgccaaatattttaccttggtaatATTCATCTATGCTTAAAATTGAACCCTGCACTGAGATCCACAGGAGGGTAGCAATACACTTTAGCAAGACCTGGAGAAAGTGAAtccaaatataaaatataaacaaaTGGTCAATAGGTAACTCTTGTCTTATTCCGTTATAAAATATAGAGTCATCACGAGTAGCCAATAAGCCATGCTTACAATGTTGTCAAAGGACCACATTAACACCTGCAAAGGTCCACCTATCTATCTAAAAGCATCACAATGATCTTTTAAAGGCTAGAATTAAACTGTTGATACGAATTCTGctggtaacatagggggtcattccgagttgttctctcgctatcagtttttagcagccatgcaaacgctatgctgccgcccactgggagtgtattttagcttagcagaagtgcaaacgaaagggttgcagagcagctacaaagtatttttgtgcagtttatgagtagctcaaaacctactcagcgcttgcgatcacttcagactattcagttcctgttttgacgtcacaaacacaccctgcgttcgcccagccactcctgcgtttttcctgccacgcctgtgttttttcgaacactccctgaaacggtcacttgcagtgcgactgaaaagcttcgctaggccctgtgtgaaactacatcggccgttgtaatagtacgtcgcgcgtgcacattgcgccgcatacacatgcgcagaagtgcctttttttgcctcatccacgcacagcgaacgaatgcagctagcgatcaactcggaatgacccccatagtatgctAGCAATCAAAGTATATTTGGATTAATAATAGTGCTGTGATTCAAGCTACAGTATCTCAGGTTGCTTAAATAGCCATAACTTTATtccccatatatatactgtatacttttgTTCATTGTAATCATGATAGAGAACATTCTTTTATATATTGTTTAATTAACATTAACATAATTGAAATGTGAAATTAACATTAACATCATTAAATAGCATAACTTCAATATCCTGGGCCTAGCACCACATTCCACTTAATCTACAGCAGTTAAAGAGGAAAATAATGGTATCTGGTTGATCGGTCGACAGTTAAAAGATTGACAAGCAGTAGGTCcagaggtgctttaagagaggagggaataggaaaaaactggggggggggggggggggggggggggggtgttccggtAGCcaggaaaccccctcctcttggcaagtggctgaaatgatgacaacaatagcaatggtatataacagaattactagagctgccaccacatcatgcaggttAAGGGACATGACCAGTGGcaacagcttcttctaccaagttgcggtgtttggatctgagtcctcaatcagtgcaccagACGAGACAGTAGCtaacaggaagaagagacaggagccttagaaTGAGGTGGGAGAAggtgtgtttagaaagtgcagtactctgcatctatagttttaaatattaatactgttttccatacagtatgcagtgtataaaaaaggagatttatggtagacttacattggttaaatctctttcttcgcggtacactgggttccacagggaataatttggggtgtagagatggatcttgatccagaggcaccaacagactaaagctttagactgtcccagaatgcattgcggggcctcctctataaccccacctccaggcactgtgagctcagtttagttaaccattcCAATGCAGaaccaggtaaaagagaaggcagatgttagtcacataaaaccacattctcacgacaggagacgggactagcgactaatgccatacaaacctaaagaagctaagtgcatcagtgtgggcgcactgtggaacccagtgtacctcacagaaagagatttaactatggtaagtctaccataaatctccttttctgtagcggggtacactgtgttccacagggaacacatctgggatgtcctaaagcagttcctcaagggaggggacacaccttagtgggtatgagaacccggcgtccaaaggaagcatcctgggaggcggaagtatcaaaggcatagaacctaataaacgtgtttatttatttattaacagtttcttatatagcgcagcaaattccattgcgctttacaactaggcacaattagaagacaaaactgggttaaaacaacagtcatagaggtaggagggccctgctcgcaagcttacaatctatggggaaataggcattgatgcacaagaataggtgctatctattgcatagttgtccatcagattgtaaaggttcttggtgggctgaatgatatcagatcacagcagtaataaaccagggtcagaaggaaaggagactgaagaaagaaaatatgtgaggataagtgtggactgtactgtgggaatataattggataggaaagctatgaaggtaatgtgagcggttctggaatttgataagcttgcctgaataggtgagttttcagggaacgcttgaaggtttgaagactagaagagagtcttattgtacgtgctagggcattctacagagtgggtgcagcctgaagaaagtcctgtaatcgtgcatgggatcaagtaatgagtgtggatgagagacgtagatcttgtgaagagcgaaggggccgggttgggagatattttgagataagcaaagaaatgtatgttggtgtagtatggttaaaagccttgtgtgtaagtaacagtattttatattgaatacggtagaatacaggtagccaatggagggactgacaaagtgggtctgcagacgattaatgtctagcgaggaatattagcctcgcagctgcattcagaatggattgtaatagtaagagtctcttcttagtatgaccagtaagaagactattgcaataatcaatgcgggagataatgagagcatggattagggttttagcagcgtcttgtgtaaggtatgatcatattttggatatgtttcttagatgcagagccggccttagctataggcaggctaggcatttgcctagggcattcaagcatgtctaggggcatccaagcatgtccctgcagtatctcatgctgagagggacagtccgcaaactaactgttactttccaaatgtattcaatcagtacttgtatacactgctgtttacatttgtaaaaaaaaatgcacactgtgccttaaacttcctccgacatgcttgaatgcccctgacttgtgagacctcagacagacagcagaagcccagtaaatgcaattcctggacctgtgacatttttactgactatataaggttattactggatggcttcttatgataacacgtgtattttggaagactgcttcacagaaacctgacatcacctatactgcttgtgcacatgggggagggggaccctgccatcctgtgtgtgtcccttgtccctgtgcaaaccccaggtgtctgcagggacataacatgggcagtgttctccccacactttatt encodes the following:
- the LOC134980898 gene encoding transmembrane protein 151B, with the translated sequence MCRESHWKCLLLSILMFVCLCSVTWCQATSVTKLSFDSSLKGRSMIYHGSPCSDGYVYIPLAFLAMLYVVYLVECWHCHAKSELQHKADVGSVYDQIQRMRQATPCIWWKAISYHFVRRTRQVTRYRHGDAYTTTQVYHERVNTHVAEAEFEYSHCGIKDISKDLLDLDRHPATKLKFTKCFSFANLESENSYLTQRAHFFTEIEGLDDYMEAREGMQLKNVDFKELVIAYGNLERLPWYVSHYAFWAASLLMLSWPLRVFIEYQTAHVHYHVEKLLGMEYRASGVAEEPIYRFRMPRVSTFDSTELEWHICTNRQLIPSYSEAVLMDLTDASLCNGYSACGYSTVLRGCEGCNRASSSSSIFSRHAMHSCSAGPSHLSLSTSRFSLCQLHGSHRTGLWRSRSSSLAERVCQDDRCCSYSSQLAINENPPTYHDARFFPVLIVHRQEGCRNRNFCIHRSSCVETSL